In Anaerobacillus alkaliphilus, a genomic segment contains:
- a CDS encoding sigma-G-dependent sporulation-specific acid-soluble spore protein CsgA translates to MDATLGYLRESLSNYTEKYPSCQRIYTKLKEGHYQNEGEFVNDLNEAEMAVLDLVLKNEISYAKKEQDQKRAHELSEVYELLF, encoded by the coding sequence ATGGATGCTACACTAGGCTATTTACGTGAATCGTTATCAAACTATACAGAGAAATACCCAAGCTGTCAGCGGATTTACACAAAATTAAAGGAAGGTCATTATCAAAATGAAGGTGAATTCGTAAACGACTTAAATGAGGCAGAAATGGCAGTTTTAGATTTGGTATTAAAAAACGAGATCAGTTATGCGAAAAAAGAGCAAGATCAAAAACGGGCACATGAATTAAGCGAAGTATATGAATTATTATTTTAA
- a CDS encoding YbxH family protein, whose amino-acid sequence MGAIDRNGYRFEPEFSVINQKGAIHVSKNGKFVEEIKFEFHGEFPELNKIEELVDTYCEEHNI is encoded by the coding sequence ATGGGAGCAATTGATCGGAATGGCTACCGATTTGAGCCTGAATTCAGTGTCATTAATCAAAAAGGGGCTATACATGTCTCCAAAAATGGCAAGTTCGTTGAGGAGATTAAGTTTGAGTTTCATGGAGAGTTCCCTGAATTAAATAAAATCGAAGAACTCGTTGATACATACTGTGAGGAACATAATATTTAG
- a CDS encoding DNA-3-methyladenine glycosylase has protein sequence MKYNPILKSFFQLPTLELAQALLGKLLVKETEDGLTSGWIVETEAYIGPEDRAAHSYGNRRTKRTEVMFGPAGITYTYVMHTHCLVNVVSGPIDQPEAVLIRAVEPKDGLELMYQRRNNVKRDLDLTNGPGKLTKALGITMEDYGHSLTDLPLYIAEGNVITDISKGTRVGIDNSGEAKDYPWRFWMTGNPYLSRKGKS, from the coding sequence ATGAAATATAATCCGATATTAAAAAGTTTCTTTCAGCTACCTACACTTGAGTTAGCACAAGCTCTCTTAGGAAAACTGCTAGTAAAAGAGACGGAAGATGGACTAACATCCGGGTGGATTGTTGAAACGGAAGCGTATATTGGACCTGAGGACCGAGCAGCACATAGTTATGGAAACAGGAGAACAAAGAGGACGGAAGTCATGTTTGGACCAGCTGGCATTACCTATACTTATGTTATGCATACCCATTGTCTTGTCAATGTTGTTAGTGGCCCAATAGACCAACCAGAGGCAGTACTAATTCGGGCGGTTGAGCCTAAGGATGGTCTCGAACTAATGTACCAACGAAGAAATAACGTGAAGAGGGACCTTGATCTAACCAACGGACCAGGAAAACTAACAAAAGCACTAGGCATTACCATGGAAGATTACGGACACTCTTTAACAGATTTACCTTTGTATATTGCTGAAGGGAACGTAATAACAGATATTTCAAAAGGTACGAGAGTTGGAATTGACAATAGTGGTGAAGCTAAAGATTATCCTTGGAGATTTTGGATGACAGGTAATCCTTATCTGTCTAGAAAAGGAAAAAGCTAG
- a CDS encoding DUF1292 domain-containing protein translates to MEEIRDQITIQDEEGNMVDFNVEALFDMADDSYALLSSEDEVVLMRIEDDGDEQSLVGITNQEEKASILAAYALAVEASRDPNIISD, encoded by the coding sequence ATGGAAGAAATTCGAGATCAAATAACGATTCAAGATGAAGAGGGAAATATGGTTGATTTTAATGTTGAGGCCCTATTTGATATGGCTGATGATTCCTATGCCTTACTTTCTTCAGAAGATGAAGTAGTACTCATGAGAATTGAGGACGATGGTGACGAACAATCTCTAGTCGGTATTACCAACCAAGAAGAAAAGGCATCGATTTTAGCTGCCTATGCCCTTGCTGTTGAAGCTTCTCGCGATCCCAATATTATTTCTGATTAA
- a CDS encoding nucleotidyltransferase domain-containing protein, whose translation MMKECILKQLQTIEEEYSVKIIFACEAGSRSTGLATPTSDYDVRFLYIRPIQWYLSIDKKKDDVISLPVNNQLDLVGWDLQKALFLLTKSNPTLLEWLQSSIIYLENETITNKIKEVVPYIFSVRTCFFHYLHMAKGNYKAALKDDEPSVKLYLNVLRPLLYCRWLERKQTIPSVEFEHLLDVCEQGIKSEVAALLHLKKGRLVTPNFAMLNTYIEKEFIHLEHVIKEVEDQKEDLNVNDIFLYSLEHIWQIKL comes from the coding sequence ATGATGAAAGAATGTATTCTTAAACAGCTTCAAACAATAGAAGAAGAGTATTCTGTAAAAATAATATTTGCCTGTGAAGCAGGTAGTAGGTCTACAGGGCTTGCCACACCAACTAGTGATTATGATGTCCGTTTTCTTTACATTCGGCCAATTCAATGGTATTTATCAATTGATAAGAAAAAAGATGATGTGATTTCCTTACCAGTTAATAATCAACTTGATCTTGTTGGTTGGGATCTACAAAAGGCTTTATTTCTGTTAACAAAATCGAACCCGACTTTGTTAGAATGGTTGCAATCATCCATTATCTATCTTGAAAACGAGACGATAACTAATAAAATTAAAGAGGTTGTTCCTTACATCTTTTCAGTGCGAACTTGCTTTTTTCATTACTTACATATGGCCAAGGGTAACTATAAAGCCGCACTCAAGGATGATGAACCATCAGTCAAATTGTATCTAAATGTCCTCCGTCCCCTCCTTTATTGTCGCTGGTTAGAAAGAAAACAAACTATTCCTTCGGTGGAGTTTGAACATTTGTTAGATGTATGTGAGCAAGGAATTAAATCAGAAGTAGCAGCGTTGTTACACTTGAAAAAAGGGCGGTTGGTAACACCAAACTTTGCTATGTTAAATACATACATAGAGAAGGAGTTTATTCATTTAGAGCATGTAATTAAAGAAGTGGAAGATCAAAAAGAAGATTTGAATGTAAATGACATCTTTTTGTATTCCTTAGAGCATATATGGCAGATAAAATTGTAA
- a CDS encoding HAD-IA family hydrolase → MLKYIIFDFDGTLVDSKDFSIQVINQLAEKYQFNRLSQEQIEHLRKFPIAERCKAIGFPLYKIPFALIDFLLMYKKGTEQLSLFPGIRDLLEKLEEDFNLAVISSNTEENITQALQNNEIENIDDILVASIFGKDKVIKQFLKKHSLKASEVLYVGDELRDILACKRAGIKIAWVSWGFDSIEVTEIEKPDYTAHQPMDLLSIAQSIGG, encoded by the coding sequence ATGTTAAAATATATTATTTTTGATTTTGATGGAACCTTGGTTGATTCAAAAGATTTTTCTATCCAAGTTATCAATCAATTAGCAGAAAAGTACCAGTTTAATAGGCTTAGTCAAGAGCAAATTGAACACTTGCGTAAGTTTCCAATCGCTGAGCGGTGTAAGGCAATAGGTTTCCCATTATATAAAATTCCTTTTGCCTTGATTGATTTTTTGCTCATGTATAAAAAAGGTACAGAGCAACTTTCTTTGTTCCCTGGCATTAGAGATTTATTGGAGAAACTTGAAGAAGACTTTAATCTGGCCGTTATTTCGTCAAATACAGAAGAGAATATTACACAAGCACTTCAGAATAATGAAATTGAGAATATAGATGATATATTAGTAGCCTCCATCTTTGGAAAAGACAAAGTAATTAAACAGTTCTTAAAGAAGCACAGTTTAAAAGCTTCAGAGGTTCTATATGTTGGAGATGAACTACGTGATATTTTGGCGTGTAAAAGAGCAGGTATTAAAATCGCTTGGGTCAGCTGGGGCTTTGACTCGATTGAGGTAACGGAAATCGAGAAGCCAGATTATACTGCCCACCAGCCTATGGATTTACTTTCTATTGCTCAATCAATTGGGGGATAA
- a CDS encoding YjcZ family sporulation protein has translation MGAGFALIVVLFILLVIIGASYVGYGY, from the coding sequence ATGGGTGCAGGTTTTGCGTTAATCGTTGTATTGTTTATTTTACTAGTGATCATCGGTGCTTCTTACGTTGGTTACGGTTATTAA
- a CDS encoding DUF5634 family protein has protein sequence MEYFQRETIINEMNDSLQGMLAKYGLDDVGIFEEEGEGKTYYLGYTVRKNGVVYMIHQAFTKNEEGQLAPAESSWVIESEAGDTRGYQNLDEVFNYLEEDRIKH, from the coding sequence ATGGAATATTTTCAACGAGAAACAATCATTAATGAAATGAACGATTCTTTACAAGGTATGCTAGCTAAGTACGGCCTTGATGATGTCGGGATCTTTGAAGAAGAAGGAGAAGGCAAGACGTATTATTTAGGTTATACAGTCCGTAAGAATGGCGTGGTTTACATGATTCACCAAGCTTTTACGAAAAATGAGGAAGGCCAGTTAGCACCTGCAGAATCAAGCTGGGTTATTGAAAGCGAGGCTGGCGATACGAGAGGCTATCAAAATCTTGACGAGGTTTTTAATTACCTTGAAGAGGATCGTATTAAACATTAA
- a CDS encoding purine-cytosine permease family protein — MGEALKIKEKKNVIERFGLEAVPSQLRTTSGMEYAMIQMAVSVNAGNFLVPALAVLEGGLSFFYAVLATVTGAAMAFFFVSFLALPGAKYGIPAQYAIRSIMGIRGARYVASPVRTLTSLYWFSVQTIGGTYLLKELIERFVGYHVSFIPLALCMATIMAILALIGFEAVKKITKYFLPVLFLGGVVMLYIFVTTEQVGMTFQDVFRKDGINSVGSFVFFASLAFVQYVSGVSSASDMARYGKTPKQAYWGLYLGNVIGFSMTAVLGAYTATLAGSWNPYVVSTQMTNSPVFITIIFVAAIFSMISINLSNAYTGGYSLLNSIPRLGRIRSAIVFGLVAITLSAFPALVNDAKVFISYLGTFIIPLSAVIVCDFLFVKNLTLKERDFEHLAHESYHYNKRGFGCIVVGMICYLLLPESLSPGFVTFVVTGAVYYYVSRRSSHEIDG, encoded by the coding sequence ATGGGAGAAGCACTTAAAATTAAAGAAAAAAAGAACGTTATTGAACGTTTCGGTTTGGAAGCTGTCCCAAGCCAACTGAGGACGACATCTGGAATGGAGTATGCCATGATCCAGATGGCAGTATCTGTGAATGCGGGCAACTTTCTAGTTCCAGCCCTTGCTGTATTGGAGGGCGGACTTTCATTTTTTTACGCAGTGTTAGCAACTGTAACTGGGGCTGCAATGGCGTTTTTCTTTGTTTCCTTTTTAGCTTTACCAGGGGCAAAATACGGAATTCCGGCGCAGTATGCAATTAGGTCAATTATGGGGATTAGAGGAGCTCGTTATGTCGCCTCTCCCGTTCGAACTTTAACTTCTTTGTATTGGTTTAGTGTACAAACAATAGGTGGAACGTATCTTCTAAAAGAATTAATTGAACGCTTTGTTGGTTATCACGTCTCGTTTATACCTTTAGCGTTATGTATGGCAACGATTATGGCTATCCTGGCTTTAATAGGTTTTGAGGCTGTAAAGAAAATAACGAAATACTTTCTACCTGTCTTGTTTTTAGGGGGAGTTGTGATGCTTTATATCTTTGTCACAACTGAGCAAGTTGGTATGACGTTTCAAGATGTTTTCCGAAAGGATGGAATTAATTCGGTTGGTTCGTTTGTTTTCTTTGCGAGCTTAGCTTTCGTGCAATATGTCTCTGGTGTCAGTTCAGCGTCCGATATGGCCCGTTATGGAAAAACACCAAAACAAGCTTATTGGGGTCTTTATCTTGGCAACGTAATTGGGTTTTCTATGACCGCTGTACTTGGGGCGTATACGGCAACTTTAGCAGGAAGTTGGAATCCTTATGTCGTTTCAACCCAGATGACGAATTCTCCCGTTTTCATAACGATCATATTTGTAGCAGCTATTTTTTCAATGATCTCTATTAATTTATCGAATGCGTACACTGGTGGGTACAGTTTGTTGAATAGCATTCCAAGGTTAGGGAGAATTAGAAGTGCGATTGTTTTTGGTTTAGTTGCCATTACATTAAGTGCATTTCCGGCTTTAGTTAATGATGCTAAGGTTTTTATAAGTTATTTAGGAACATTTATCATTCCTTTATCGGCAGTTATCGTATGTGATTTTCTGTTTGTTAAAAATCTTACACTAAAAGAAAGAGATTTTGAACATCTTGCTCATGAAAGTTATCACTATAATAAGCGAGGTTTTGGTTGTATTGTCGTAGGGATGATCTGTTATTTACTACTCCCTGAGTCACTATCTCCTGGTTTTGTTACATTCGTTGTTACAGGAGCTGTGTATTATTACGTTTCAAGAAGATCTAGTCATGAAATAGACGGATAA